Proteins from a single region of Phycisphaeraceae bacterium D3-23:
- a CDS encoding methyltransferase domain-containing protein: MPTPTLSILIPNYNNGVASSKDAATDLLTDLLVSLEQTLADDPTPLEILAFDDGSTDDSLDTLRAWSKKTWRNGQPFLTLLEDEHCGVLSVTANKLVQATTSGPGGILARLDGDIVIHTPNWAQKLCAVFDTGPSDLGVIGPKQLAPAGHIHAMGDMLLHPRGYHHVAEGLPPEQVTKPIEVDHVMGCFYVCKRSVYDALGGYDEDYLRGQTVDFGMRARLAGVRCWAVPSVEFTHRHTLRQDRATTADTDTGVDRSRQTFRDKWGFDRIAPDLDAVRERYAGTPLLWNANVFGSAPGETEVPQSAPPAGFDQSEWMRFNQDPGFQGWTQFKVGAVVQLIQRQIGPIDRPVAVLGCGSGLVVHLLALQGIEAVGVEREPRHVALAMQFAQQHQQRAGYPGTPPRYEVQTALRRMPLDDGSASLACVFDRVEAHDNPVSLLHEAQRIAGPAGSVLAISKCPPLTHDRPMSPYHPLLPKQLAGLVKAATDWPTSIEVVAEHPDRPMVVYATGQGRPSARVAAAGAAPVT; encoded by the coding sequence ATGCCCACGCCCACCCTCTCCATCCTCATCCCCAACTACAACAACGGCGTCGCCTCCAGCAAGGACGCCGCGACCGACCTCCTCACCGACCTGCTCGTCTCGCTTGAGCAGACCCTGGCCGACGACCCAACGCCCCTCGAAATCCTCGCGTTCGATGACGGCTCGACCGACGACTCGCTCGACACGCTCCGCGCCTGGTCGAAGAAAACGTGGCGCAACGGCCAACCCTTCCTCACGCTGCTCGAAGATGAGCACTGCGGCGTCCTCTCCGTCACCGCGAACAAGCTCGTCCAAGCCACCACCAGCGGGCCCGGCGGCATCCTCGCCCGGCTCGACGGCGACATCGTCATCCACACCCCCAACTGGGCACAGAAACTCTGCGCCGTCTTCGATACCGGGCCCAGCGACCTCGGCGTCATCGGCCCCAAGCAGCTCGCCCCGGCCGGCCACATCCACGCGATGGGCGACATGCTGCTGCACCCGCGCGGGTACCACCACGTGGCCGAGGGTTTGCCGCCCGAGCAGGTGACCAAGCCGATCGAGGTCGACCACGTCATGGGCTGCTTCTACGTCTGCAAGCGCAGCGTCTACGACGCGCTCGGGGGCTACGACGAGGACTACCTCCGGGGCCAGACCGTGGACTTCGGCATGCGCGCCCGGCTGGCGGGGGTCCGCTGCTGGGCGGTCCCGTCCGTCGAATTCACGCACCGCCACACGCTGCGTCAGGACCGCGCGACGACGGCCGACACCGACACGGGCGTGGACCGCTCGCGCCAGACGTTCCGCGACAAGTGGGGCTTTGACCGCATCGCGCCCGACCTCGATGCGGTGCGCGAGCGCTACGCCGGGACACCGCTGTTGTGGAACGCCAACGTGTTCGGCAGCGCGCCGGGCGAGACCGAGGTCCCCCAGAGCGCCCCGCCCGCCGGGTTCGACCAGAGCGAGTGGATGCGCTTCAACCAGGACCCCGGGTTTCAGGGCTGGACCCAGTTCAAGGTCGGCGCGGTCGTGCAGCTCATCCAGCGGCAGATCGGCCCGATCGATCGGCCGGTCGCCGTGCTCGGCTGCGGGTCGGGGCTGGTCGTGCACCTGCTCGCGCTGCAGGGCATCGAGGCGGTCGGCGTCGAGCGCGAGCCCAGGCACGTCGCGCTGGCGATGCAGTTTGCCCAGCAGCACCAGCAGCGCGCGGGCTACCCGGGCACGCCGCCGAGGTACGAGGTGCAGACCGCGCTTCGCCGTATGCCACTCGACGACGGGAGCGCTTCGCTGGCCTGCGTGTTTGATCGGGTGGAGGCCCACGACAACCCCGTGTCGCTGTTGCACGAGGCCCAGCGGATCGCCGGGCCCGCCGGGTCGGTGCTGGCGATCTCGAAGTGCCCGCCGCTGACGCACGATCGGCCGATGTCGCCCTACCACCCGCTGCTGCCCAAGCAGCTGGCGGGGCTGGTGAAGGCCGCGACGGATTGGCCCACGTCGATCGAGGTCGTCGCCGAGCACCCCGACCGCCCGATGGTGGTGTACGCGACGGGGCAGGGCCGGCCAAGCGCGCGGGTCGCCGCGGCCGGGGCCGCCCCCGTGACGTGA
- a CDS encoding peptidoglycan recognition family protein: MGLTRRQALAASMGAILLASGCKSQQTASRNRPRVDWPDGYPARPAPGGSTTLHTAPHRPVAATPPPTAGHAGVQAIARSRWSAGGPVLADINPMNGIQKITIHHEGSRAVDFTGFDSTAQHLEKIRKSHVNNNNWSDIGYHYIVDRAGRVWEGRPTRYQGAHVGQNNENNLGVMALGNFDRQSPTQQQLNALFDTVRRLKHQHNIPRAQVKSHQEIRPTACPGRNLQRHMDALRRYVG; the protein is encoded by the coding sequence ATGGGACTGACAAGACGCCAAGCATTGGCCGCATCGATGGGCGCGATCCTCCTCGCCTCGGGGTGCAAGTCCCAGCAGACCGCCAGCCGAAACCGGCCCCGCGTCGACTGGCCCGACGGCTACCCCGCACGCCCCGCGCCCGGCGGCAGCACCACCCTCCACACCGCGCCCCACCGCCCCGTCGCCGCCACACCGCCGCCCACCGCCGGCCACGCAGGCGTCCAGGCGATCGCCCGCAGCCGATGGTCCGCCGGCGGGCCCGTCCTCGCCGACATCAACCCGATGAACGGCATCCAGAAAATCACCATCCACCACGAGGGCTCACGCGCCGTCGACTTCACCGGCTTCGACTCCACCGCCCAGCACCTCGAAAAAATCCGAAAATCCCACGTCAACAACAACAACTGGTCCGACATCGGCTACCACTACATCGTCGACCGTGCCGGCCGCGTCTGGGAAGGGCGGCCCACCCGCTACCAGGGCGCACACGTCGGCCAAAACAACGAGAACAACCTCGGCGTCATGGCCCTGGGCAACTTCGACCGCCAAAGCCCCACCCAGCAGCAGCTCAACGCCCTGTTCGACACCGTCCGCCGACTCAAGCACCAGCACAACATCCCCCGCGCCCAGGTCAAGAGCCACCAGGAAATACGCCCCACCGCCTGCCCGGGCCGAAACCTCCAACGCCACATGGACGCGCTGCGAAGGTACGTGGGGTAG
- a CDS encoding class I SAM-dependent methyltransferase: MSQAPPDAVAAPPAPGTSPTPVGPRWRVERGGDGYVVVRGVDTPEPEPADWCERLAWFLKTIPGVKLAGAKRYFADGHVFSMGENVVHPKGFHHVGKGVAGACYRFPEEVDAIAGGVMLVDAAAFDEVEGETLLNDMGQLGALALGLAIRQRGGRVLGVPQVGVVDTYTPTLDDNDSAAFRERFGFDWVAPDLDVVRKEHAADTSGGGGLLWNAFHHAGMMPFNKYDTRGALVWQGYQSHDPLKQRCDHLAQLTAKFSLPPDGLGGITLDVGCGDGLFSHLFAQLGCNVVGIDPEAEGVAQATKMCQTQQYPEQFGAPEFKVGRGDDIPFDNATVCCVTLFDVIEHLDNPIGVLREIDRVLAPGGTFICVTPSWQFGGNSDPTFHGYEFNQEELNRMINAPGSTASDDGPHLKVVHNGSIGGVYRDLIAIAKKG, from the coding sequence ATGAGCCAAGCCCCTCCCGACGCTGTCGCTGCGCCCCCAGCCCCCGGAACAAGCCCGACGCCCGTCGGCCCGCGCTGGCGCGTCGAGCGCGGCGGCGACGGCTACGTCGTCGTGCGCGGCGTGGATACCCCAGAACCCGAGCCCGCCGACTGGTGTGAGCGCCTCGCGTGGTTCCTCAAGACGATCCCGGGCGTCAAGCTCGCCGGTGCCAAGCGCTACTTCGCCGATGGGCACGTGTTTTCGATGGGCGAGAACGTCGTCCACCCCAAGGGGTTTCACCACGTCGGCAAGGGTGTGGCCGGGGCGTGCTACCGCTTCCCCGAGGAGGTCGATGCAATCGCGGGCGGCGTGATGCTGGTGGACGCGGCGGCCTTCGACGAAGTCGAGGGCGAGACGCTCTTGAACGACATGGGCCAGCTCGGCGCGCTCGCGCTCGGGCTGGCGATCCGGCAGCGCGGCGGCCGGGTGCTCGGCGTCCCGCAGGTCGGCGTGGTCGATACGTACACCCCGACACTCGACGACAACGACAGCGCCGCTTTCCGGGAACGGTTCGGCTTCGACTGGGTCGCGCCCGACCTCGATGTCGTCCGCAAAGAACACGCGGCCGATACTTCCGGCGGGGGCGGGCTGCTGTGGAACGCCTTCCACCACGCGGGCATGATGCCCTTCAACAAGTACGACACCCGCGGCGCACTCGTCTGGCAGGGCTACCAAAGCCACGACCCGCTCAAGCAACGCTGCGACCACCTCGCCCAGCTCACCGCCAAGTTCTCCCTGCCGCCCGACGGCCTGGGCGGAATCACGCTCGATGTCGGCTGCGGGGACGGGCTCTTCAGCCACCTCTTCGCCCAGCTCGGCTGCAACGTCGTCGGCATCGACCCCGAAGCCGAAGGCGTCGCGCAGGCGACCAAGATGTGCCAGACGCAGCAGTATCCCGAGCAGTTTGGCGCACCCGAATTCAAAGTCGGTCGCGGCGACGATATCCCCTTCGACAACGCCACGGTTTGCTGCGTCACGCTCTTCGACGTCATCGAACACCTCGACAACCCCATCGGCGTGTTGCGCGAGATCGACCGCGTCCTCGCGCCCGGCGGCACGTTCATCTGTGTCACCCCAAGCTGGCAGTTCGGCGGCAACTCCGACCCTACGTTCCACGGCTACGAGTTCAACCAGGAAGAACTCAACCGCATGATCAACGCCCCCGGCAGCACCGCAAGCGACGACGGCCCACACCTCAAAGTCGTCCACAACGGCAGCATCGGCGGCGTCTACCGCGACCTCATCGCCATCGCGAAGAAGGGGTGA
- a CDS encoding DUF58 domain-containing protein — MKPRRSRMEIGPTGYAYLFVLVLAVGAAVYSQANMMYLAAGLLLGGLVVSVVWVWAGMRGLRLERVSPSHGVAGEELLLHYRIEKRSRMPAFSLVVTETWGRGAKGYLATGPLSQKPKRLFERPTGWVMHLPGRQPCQAQASCWPARRGVLPLQRVELHSDFPFGLLRRTLVFEDADEVLVLPRIRRMTRQAMTGIARLDAGGFNHLDKEGGTEEFYALRDYRKGDSLKVIDWKHSARTGKLLSRELTQPVPPTLTILLDLGVFARTSVEAPPRELDEEQMRQADQAVALTASLICDAFVAGYRVGLTVSGAEGEALRPHHSQPHRTQALERLARLVPGSAPAIERHTGEAPSVIVRPGRGGGGRSIRPGRRAVELYGDDLEKLTLYAKPEHVLRMHASGPRGAKRNNTPGRVTAQPQPTPGVAGRAGA; from the coding sequence ATGAAGCCGCGACGCTCACGCATGGAGATCGGGCCCACGGGCTACGCGTACCTGTTCGTGCTGGTGCTGGCGGTCGGGGCGGCGGTGTATTCACAGGCGAACATGATGTACCTCGCGGCCGGGCTCTTGCTGGGCGGGCTGGTGGTGTCGGTCGTTTGGGTATGGGCGGGGATGCGTGGGCTCCGTCTTGAGCGGGTGTCGCCCTCGCATGGTGTCGCGGGTGAGGAGCTGTTGCTGCACTACCGGATCGAGAAGCGTTCGCGTATGCCGGCGTTTAGTCTGGTCGTCACCGAGACGTGGGGCCGGGGCGCGAAGGGCTACCTTGCGACGGGGCCTTTGTCGCAGAAGCCCAAGCGTCTGTTCGAACGGCCGACGGGCTGGGTCATGCACCTGCCCGGGCGTCAGCCGTGCCAGGCGCAGGCGTCGTGCTGGCCCGCGCGGCGCGGGGTCCTGCCGCTGCAGCGCGTCGAGTTGCACTCCGACTTCCCGTTCGGGCTGCTCCGCCGGACGCTCGTGTTCGAGGACGCCGACGAGGTGCTCGTGCTGCCGCGTATCCGGCGGATGACGCGGCAGGCGATGACGGGGATCGCCCGCCTCGACGCGGGCGGGTTCAACCACCTGGATAAAGAGGGCGGGACCGAAGAGTTCTACGCGCTGCGCGACTACCGCAAGGGGGATTCGCTCAAGGTCATCGACTGGAAGCACTCGGCCAGGACGGGCAAGCTGCTGTCGCGCGAGCTGACCCAGCCCGTCCCGCCGACGCTGACGATCCTGCTGGACCTCGGGGTGTTTGCGCGGACATCGGTCGAAGCGCCGCCACGCGAGCTCGACGAGGAACAGATGCGGCAGGCGGACCAAGCGGTCGCGCTCACGGCGTCACTGATCTGCGACGCCTTTGTCGCCGGCTACCGGGTCGGCCTCACCGTCAGCGGCGCGGAGGGCGAAGCGCTCCGGCCCCACCACTCCCAGCCCCACCGCACCCAGGCGCTCGAACGCCTCGCCCGGCTCGTGCCCGGCAGCGCGCCCGCGATCGAGCGGCACACCGGCGAAGCGCCAAGCGTGATCGTCCGGCCCGGACGCGGCGGCGGCGGACGCAGCATCCGCCCCGGACGACGCGCCGTCGAGCTCTACGGCGACGACCTCGAAAAGCTCACGCTCTACGCCAAGCCCGAACATGTCCTACGCATGCACGCCTCGGGCCCGCGCGGCGCGAAACGCAACAACACCCCCGGGCGCGTCACGGCGCAGCCCCAGCCGACGCCCGGCGTCGCGGGGAGGGCAGGCGCATGA
- the asnB gene encoding asparagine synthase (glutamine-hydrolyzing) has protein sequence MCGIVGVVFKDAKQTVNTPRLEAARDALTHRGPDAAGLWQRPGVALGHRRLAILDLSPAPGHGQQPVADSQGAKALTYNGEVYNYRELMQRYQQRGHTFQSTCDTELVFHALATDGPDAIHDFHGMFALAFYEHAERKLLLVRDRLGQKPLYYHDTGGAFIFASELKAILAYTGERYALDPAAVEQFFTRGYVPAPRTIFQGIHKLPAGCKLTLDANPWTHEVEPWWDAEPQDLEAQGALTDAGVVDTLDELLTQSVSDRLVSDVPIGTLLSGGIDSSLITAMASKTLETQGKGRVSAFTIGFDESEQHNEMPYAEMVAKQYGCDWHPRTINQNNQDWLAELDDASRFYDEPFGNFTVTAQRTLSTLCREELTVVLTGQGGDELTAGYPGRYNWVAQTEAQAADASKRSQYATAVDDVLNHLNKTSFVTWPGALSQMLGDNAKQAIAEAHGPDDAIAPFWGRFRGWPDRLGNVLYTDAKTNLPDYLVCIEERASMSASLEARNPLLDHRVVEFLLSLPMRYKVRPGNGPMTADGLQNKWVLHALAKRYLPAEAFDRPKRGFTPPIQQWMQRYAPSIADLFRETESLTAGLYSPAWQGFLNAGRYTPQSMMPVYYALVFGLWARRYAEHIEPIATSFATPGRAMSAANPRIAPGKDSPSHRTFREQSPADGATARWFCQMLGNLPDAGTLQLTGDPTGFYADLAKRSGYRVVGRTGTPQRGADIPVCHSAQPKPPHLNTPSGLRPVADRNVCHTDEIAHALVGLNAVSAYAAQPSDDNAMLLAFIPFDAHEQQQVQQALQQLNTHHPIQGHQQVPVGEGKAVLIARCASRSAMPAPA, from the coding sequence ATGTGCGGCATCGTCGGCGTTGTCTTCAAGGACGCCAAGCAAACCGTCAACACCCCGCGCCTCGAAGCCGCACGCGACGCCCTTACGCACCGCGGCCCCGACGCGGCCGGGCTCTGGCAACGCCCCGGCGTCGCGCTGGGCCACCGCCGGCTCGCCATCCTCGACCTCAGCCCCGCCCCCGGACACGGCCAGCAGCCCGTCGCCGACAGTCAAGGCGCTAAGGCGCTCACCTATAACGGGGAGGTCTACAACTACCGCGAGCTCATGCAGCGCTACCAACAGCGCGGCCACACCTTCCAATCCACGTGCGACACCGAGCTCGTCTTCCACGCGCTCGCCACCGACGGGCCCGACGCGATCCACGACTTCCACGGCATGTTCGCCCTCGCGTTCTACGAACACGCCGAACGAAAGCTCCTCCTCGTCCGCGACCGACTCGGGCAAAAGCCGCTGTACTACCACGACACCGGCGGCGCATTCATCTTCGCCAGCGAGCTCAAGGCCATCCTCGCCTACACCGGCGAGCGCTACGCCCTCGACCCCGCCGCCGTCGAACAGTTCTTCACCCGCGGCTACGTGCCCGCGCCACGCACGATCTTCCAGGGCATCCACAAGCTCCCCGCCGGTTGCAAGCTGACGCTCGACGCCAATCCATGGACGCACGAGGTTGAGCCGTGGTGGGACGCCGAGCCGCAAGACCTCGAAGCGCAAGGCGCGCTCACGGACGCGGGCGTCGTCGACACGCTCGACGAGCTACTCACGCAATCGGTGAGCGACCGGCTGGTCAGCGATGTCCCCATCGGCACGCTGCTCTCGGGCGGGATCGATTCCTCCCTCATCACCGCGATGGCGTCAAAAACACTTGAAACACAGGGGAAAGGGCGGGTCTCGGCCTTCACGATCGGCTTCGACGAGTCCGAACAGCACAACGAGATGCCCTATGCGGAGATGGTCGCCAAGCAGTACGGCTGCGACTGGCACCCCCGGACGATCAACCAGAACAATCAGGACTGGCTGGCGGAACTCGACGACGCGTCGCGGTTCTACGACGAGCCATTCGGCAACTTCACCGTCACCGCGCAGCGCACCTTGAGCACGTTGTGCCGCGAGGAACTGACCGTCGTGCTCACCGGGCAGGGCGGCGACGAACTCACGGCCGGGTACCCGGGCCGTTACAACTGGGTGGCGCAGACCGAAGCGCAAGCCGCCGACGCATCGAAGCGCTCGCAGTACGCAACCGCCGTGGACGATGTGCTGAATCACTTGAACAAGACGTCGTTTGTCACCTGGCCCGGGGCGTTGTCGCAGATGCTGGGGGACAATGCGAAACAAGCGATCGCCGAGGCACACGGCCCCGACGATGCGATCGCGCCGTTCTGGGGCCGCTTCCGGGGGTGGCCCGATCGGTTGGGCAACGTGCTGTATACGGATGCGAAGACGAACCTGCCCGACTACCTCGTGTGTATCGAGGAACGCGCATCAATGTCCGCTTCGCTCGAAGCGCGCAACCCGCTGCTCGACCACCGCGTCGTCGAGTTCCTGCTGTCGCTGCCGATGCGCTACAAGGTGCGCCCGGGCAACGGCCCCATGACTGCGGACGGCCTGCAGAACAAGTGGGTGCTGCACGCGCTCGCCAAACGCTACCTGCCTGCCGAGGCGTTCGACCGGCCCAAGCGTGGCTTCACCCCGCCGATCCAGCAGTGGATGCAGCGTTACGCTCCAAGCATCGCCGACCTCTTCCGCGAGACCGAATCACTCACCGCCGGGCTGTATTCACCTGCCTGGCAGGGGTTTTTGAACGCCGGGCGGTACACGCCTCAGTCGATGATGCCCGTCTATTACGCGCTTGTCTTTGGGCTTTGGGCAAGGCGCTACGCCGAGCACATCGAACCCATCGCGACCTCGTTCGCTACACCAGGCCGTGCGATGAGCGCAGCGAATCCGCGGATCGCCCCCGGGAAAGACTCCCCAAGCCACCGCACCTTCCGCGAACAATCCCCCGCCGACGGCGCCACCGCCCGCTGGTTCTGCCAGATGCTCGGCAACCTGCCCGACGCCGGCACGCTCCAACTCACCGGCGACCCGACCGGCTTCTACGCCGACCTCGCCAAACGCTCGGGCTACCGCGTCGTCGGTAGGACAGGCACCCCCCAACGTGGGGCAGACATTCCTGTCTGCCATTCGGCGCAGCCGAAACCGCCACACCTTAACACCCCATCAGGCCTTCGGCCTGTGGCAGACAGGAATGTCTGCCACACGGATGAAATCGCTCACGCGCTCGTCGGCCTCAACGCCGTCTCGGCCTACGCCGCGCAGCCCAGCGACGACAACGCGATGCTCCTCGCGTTCATCCCGTTCGATGCGCACGAACAGCAGCAGGTCCAGCAGGCGCTGCAACAACTCAACACCCACCACCCGATCCAAGGCCACCAGCAGGTCCCGGTCGGCGAAGGCAAGGCCGTGCTGATCGCGCGGTGTGCGAGCCGGTCAGCGATGCCGGCCCCGGCGTGA
- a CDS encoding DUF3488 and transglutaminase-like domain-containing protein: MTNPVDQRFRRLAFFQVLLGILAFAIADGKPLLLMLVGLLCVAAWFVTEGKTPRGLPRPMLNLGALFAVGLVLLEYRITAGARPVALVGHLTIALQVLILFGKRERREYAQLALLSPLQMISASVLPGGVTLIYGILLVVYCIVTLMTAVASQAKRAGDLVHDRQLRGAAGMEGDMPTQAEPTIGTHYRLQRRALMVVITVCCALVASAVFLVAPRSERSQFASSLTRPETQRLAGFSQTVELTGGSIGGGSPEPVLNLSVTMDGQSIGSEDLHWLVRGSVLDEYDAEERIWARSHYRSRSDVPLLRADRGVALLSANQGTQVHSEITLRRLAEHTVFVPVPVDGPVALSWFETPALPRVSFGAEDQQLTAASPMNAVHTYSLRTWHRKAPDVRPAHRALAQSRRNAIWSNRRSRSPGQRLTPSERAAIADEGAALLLAWTVERDAVQRYATIVLRRAGLETDLTAASPEERLAAGRALADDLRSRYSYTTDNPSAAARDPVAAFLFDQRAGHCELFASALCALCRTVGIPARIVTGFRASEYNDIGGYYVVRQSHAHAWTEVDLGPGAGWHTLDATPPAEVDRQHQTSTGMFAGIRELYDHFEFRWINTVITYDQFSQEKMLGAIGALVTQGPDRWAGGFADWADDQAKDVELDTVGYFSLGLLSIALLIAVYSLVRLLIMRHRRMVALQLTALPRAKRRGLARQLRFYIAMLETLERHGHVRPHWQSPYGFAQELAEHDPMCFDPVVALTELFYEVRFGYRHLDDERRGRVKAHLRRLEQTLAEAGRPVRKQ, translated from the coding sequence ATGACCAACCCTGTCGACCAGCGCTTCCGCCGACTGGCCTTCTTCCAGGTGCTTTTGGGCATCCTCGCGTTCGCGATCGCGGACGGCAAGCCGCTGCTGCTGATGCTCGTCGGGCTGCTGTGTGTCGCGGCGTGGTTCGTGACCGAGGGTAAGACGCCGCGCGGGCTGCCGCGCCCGATGCTCAACCTCGGCGCGCTCTTCGCGGTCGGGCTCGTGCTGCTGGAGTACCGCATCACGGCCGGCGCAAGGCCCGTCGCGCTCGTAGGCCACCTGACGATCGCGCTGCAGGTGCTCATCCTCTTCGGCAAGCGCGAGCGGCGTGAGTACGCGCAGCTCGCGCTCTTGAGCCCCCTGCAGATGATCAGCGCCAGCGTGCTGCCAGGCGGGGTGACGCTGATCTACGGCATCCTGCTCGTGGTCTACTGCATCGTCACGCTGATGACGGCGGTCGCGTCGCAGGCCAAACGCGCGGGCGACCTCGTACACGACCGGCAGCTGCGCGGCGCGGCGGGGATGGAGGGCGATATGCCGACGCAGGCCGAGCCCACCATCGGGACGCATTATCGCCTGCAGCGCCGCGCGCTGATGGTTGTGATCACGGTTTGCTGCGCGCTCGTCGCGTCGGCGGTGTTCCTGGTCGCCCCGCGGAGCGAACGGTCGCAGTTTGCGTCGTCACTCACCCGCCCGGAAACCCAGCGGCTCGCGGGTTTTAGCCAGACCGTCGAGCTCACGGGCGGGTCGATCGGCGGGGGCTCGCCCGAGCCGGTGCTGAACCTCAGCGTCACGATGGACGGGCAGAGCATCGGCAGCGAGGACCTGCACTGGCTGGTGCGTGGGTCGGTGCTCGATGAGTACGACGCCGAAGAACGCATCTGGGCGCGGTCGCACTACCGCTCACGGAGCGATGTGCCGCTGCTGCGTGCCGACCGCGGGGTTGCGCTGCTCAGCGCGAACCAGGGCACGCAGGTGCATTCGGAGATCACACTGCGTCGGCTGGCGGAGCACACGGTCTTTGTGCCCGTGCCGGTCGATGGGCCGGTCGCGCTGTCGTGGTTCGAGACCCCGGCACTGCCGCGTGTCTCGTTCGGCGCGGAGGACCAGCAGCTGACCGCCGCGTCGCCGATGAATGCGGTGCACACGTACTCGCTGCGGACCTGGCACCGCAAGGCGCCGGATGTTCGGCCCGCCCACCGCGCGCTGGCACAGAGCCGACGCAACGCGATCTGGTCCAACCGCCGCAGCCGATCGCCGGGCCAGCGGCTCACGCCTTCGGAACGTGCCGCAATCGCGGACGAGGGGGCAGCGCTGCTGCTGGCATGGACGGTCGAACGCGACGCGGTACAGCGCTACGCCACGATCGTCCTGCGCCGCGCGGGGCTGGAGACCGACCTGACCGCCGCCTCCCCGGAAGAGCGGCTCGCCGCAGGGCGGGCCCTCGCCGACGACCTGCGCTCGCGTTACAGCTACACCACGGACAACCCCAGCGCCGCAGCACGCGACCCCGTCGCCGCCTTCCTCTTCGACCAGCGGGCCGGCCACTGCGAGCTCTTCGCGTCCGCGCTCTGCGCGCTGTGCCGGACCGTCGGCATCCCCGCGCGCATTGTCACCGGCTTCCGCGCCAGCGAGTACAACGACATCGGCGGGTACTACGTCGTCCGGCAGTCCCACGCCCACGCATGGACCGAGGTCGACCTGGGCCCCGGTGCCGGCTGGCACACGCTCGACGCGACCCCGCCCGCCGAGGTCGACCGGCAACACCAGACCAGCACCGGCATGTTCGCCGGCATCCGCGAGCTCTACGACCACTTCGAGTTCCGCTGGATCAACACCGTCATCACCTACGACCAGTTCTCGCAGGAAAAAATGCTCGGCGCGATCGGCGCGTTGGTCACGCAGGGCCCCGACCGCTGGGCCGGTGGCTTCGCCGACTGGGCAGACGACCAGGCCAAGGATGTCGAGCTCGACACGGTCGGCTACTTCTCACTCGGGCTGCTAAGCATCGCGCTGCTCATCGCGGTCTACAGCTTGGTGCGGCTCCTGATCATGCGCCACCGCCGGATGGTCGCGCTCCAGCTCACCGCGCTGCCGCGTGCCAAACGTCGCGGGCTCGCGCGTCAGCTGCGCTTCTACATCGCCATGCTCGAAACACTCGAACGCCACGGCCACGTCAGGCCTCACTGGCAGTCGCCCTACGGCTTTGCGCAGGAACTCGCCGAGCACGACCCGATGTGCTTCGACCCTGTCGTCGCGCTGACCGAGCTGTTCTACGAGGTCCGCTTCGGCTACCGCCACCTCGACGACGAGCGGCGCGGCCGGGTGAAGGCCCACCTGCGCCGCCTTGAGCAGACGCTGGCCGAGGCCGGCCGCCCCGTGCGTAAGCAGTAG
- the scpB gene encoding SMC-Scp complex subunit ScpB yields the protein MSKQQADTDDAVDVPDTGFEDAEQAEQAEAGADTDADEPTAPLILPEDLPARAEAALMTSDRPMTAARVAEALGIKGAGGAVEEAIGELNEVYQRTGRSFRIEKVAGSFRVVTLADYADVLDGLKRTRENNKLSASQLETLAIVAYKQPVVRADIEAIRGAASGEVLRALMDRHLVKIVGRAEELGRPMLYGTTKQFMEVFGLGTLKDLPEVDQLKPVV from the coding sequence ATGAGCAAGCAGCAAGCCGACACCGATGATGCCGTGGATGTGCCCGACACCGGCTTTGAGGACGCCGAGCAGGCGGAGCAAGCCGAGGCGGGAGCCGATACCGACGCCGACGAGCCCACCGCCCCGCTGATCCTGCCCGAGGACTTGCCGGCCCGGGCGGAGGCGGCGCTGATGACCAGTGATCGGCCGATGACCGCCGCGCGGGTGGCCGAGGCGCTGGGCATCAAGGGCGCGGGCGGTGCGGTCGAAGAAGCCATCGGCGAATTAAACGAGGTCTACCAGCGCACCGGGCGGAGCTTCCGCATCGAGAAGGTCGCGGGCAGCTTCCGCGTCGTGACGCTCGCCGACTACGCCGATGTGCTCGACGGGCTCAAGCGTACGCGGGAGAACAACAAGCTGAGCGCGTCGCAGCTCGAGACCTTGGCGATCGTCGCGTACAAGCAGCCGGTCGTCCGCGCGGACATCGAGGCGATCCGTGGCGCGGCCAGCGGCGAGGTCCTGCGTGCGTTGATGGACCGCCACCTCGTGAAGATCGTCGGCCGGGCCGAGGAGCTGGGTCGGCCGATGCTGTACGGGACGACGAAACAGTTCATGGAAGTCTTCGGGCTGGGGACGCTGAAGGATCTGCCCGAGGTCGATCAACTCAAGCCGGTGGTGTAA